The following are encoded in a window of Variovorax paradoxus genomic DNA:
- a CDS encoding DUF4376 domain-containing protein has product MIDFTVYKTATGEVVRSGYAGSEDECLSQAFEGESVYVGKARFDQYLADGKPVDMPSKPDEHHVFDWTHRAWLDPRTMEDRRRALRERVTERRWEIETGGITLQSGVRVLTGKPDQDRITAVIVNADIAGIDAVDFKADSGWARLTLDELRGVAKAIGLHVQACFSAERTHHAAIDQLRTEAETEAYDISAGWPLTNNSIETQ; this is encoded by the coding sequence ATGATCGATTTCACTGTTTATAAAACCGCGACCGGAGAGGTCGTTCGTTCAGGCTACGCCGGCTCCGAGGACGAGTGCCTCAGTCAGGCCTTCGAAGGGGAGTCTGTCTATGTGGGCAAAGCCCGATTCGACCAATACCTCGCGGATGGGAAGCCTGTCGACATGCCGTCGAAGCCAGACGAACACCACGTGTTCGATTGGACGCACCGCGCCTGGCTCGATCCCCGAACGATGGAGGACCGTCGTCGCGCGCTGCGCGAGCGCGTCACCGAGCGTCGGTGGGAAATCGAAACCGGCGGTATCACGTTGCAGAGCGGTGTGCGTGTTCTCACAGGCAAGCCCGACCAAGACCGCATCACCGCGGTGATCGTCAACGCCGACATCGCAGGCATCGACGCCGTCGACTTCAAAGCCGACAGCGGATGGGCCCGCTTGACCCTCGACGAACTTCGCGGCGTGGCCAAAGCGATCGGCCTGCACGTCCAGGCGTGCTTCAGTGCCGAGCGCACGCACCACGCCGCCATCGACCAACTCCGGACAGAGGCCGAGACCGAGGCCTATGACATCTCCGCGGGCTGGCCCCTCACCAACAACAGCATCGAAACGCAATGA
- a CDS encoding phage head spike fiber domain-containing protein translates to MTTTLTEKTFAELFTYSGAEQGSFVNAQGWIQKKPHGEAPRFDYDPVTKVAKGLLIENSRTNLFSFSSRFDKSSVWIRGGATPVPEAAVAPNGRWDACKLILNSGISAGGGHIAQTFAKATTATTYAYSFYAKAAGALNGWIYARGAAGADSISIPFNLTTMVASGVATGGFVEVSKRVVDVGNGWRRVEIVFTADASATLVAAIYPGTASGSVGNGVDGLYIWGAQLEEGKFPSSYIYNVETVAGRASIGSYCDANGVLRNVAVGVARNSFEPSNLALPPMLMVEEQRTNILLKSNDMHLTPWTGGGLTRIPGRLAPDGTYRAVEFSGASVGPNTQSVAATATVMTYSIYLKNISRTGTLELLLRNHTTSVNGVYGNVTLHGSTPSIAGAGWEMRDVGGGWYRCSYTSNIHITVGDTVIVYAVVAGARADAGACLAWGAQLEAGAFATSYIPSTETFTSRASIGTYFDSMGVMKTAAAGVARMTYNPADLTIAPWLMQEMSSVNLLTESEFRNGLADASIRLGCAAASWNELGFTTGIAFSAPPPAGTFAFYAAKTPVLAPSTTYVISCFVKMDDGGALSMPTSGGAADFALVIANAPISPAACTMTHVGGGVYRVTGTRTTDASVPSAASGIWKYGTNSARTFRFTGLQLEQASSASSYIPTTTAAVTRLADIASSTATTRQADTATSVATTRAFDNVRIDTTKGWFNAAEGTVFMELEAPRTSDTGTKTVLEFGGWAGAWAFRTPLGTSPTPWPTGTR, encoded by the coding sequence ATGACCACTACGCTCACTGAAAAAACATTCGCCGAACTTTTCACTTACTCTGGTGCAGAGCAGGGTTCGTTTGTCAACGCGCAGGGCTGGATTCAAAAGAAGCCACATGGAGAGGCCCCGCGCTTTGACTACGATCCTGTCACCAAGGTCGCCAAGGGGCTGCTGATCGAGAACTCGCGGACGAATCTTTTTTCGTTTTCGTCGCGATTCGATAAATCTTCAGTTTGGATCAGGGGCGGCGCTACGCCTGTGCCGGAAGCTGCTGTTGCGCCCAATGGGCGCTGGGACGCATGCAAGTTGATCTTGAACAGTGGGATCAGCGCTGGCGGCGGCCATATTGCCCAGACCTTTGCAAAGGCAACGACGGCAACCACCTATGCGTATTCGTTCTATGCGAAGGCTGCGGGCGCGCTCAATGGTTGGATCTATGCCCGAGGTGCCGCGGGGGCAGACAGCATCAGCATTCCTTTCAATCTGACGACGATGGTCGCGTCAGGCGTCGCCACCGGCGGCTTCGTCGAAGTGTCCAAGCGCGTTGTTGATGTTGGCAATGGGTGGCGCAGGGTCGAGATCGTCTTCACGGCGGATGCATCCGCAACGTTGGTGGCGGCCATTTATCCTGGCACTGCGTCAGGGAGCGTGGGCAATGGCGTCGATGGTCTCTACATTTGGGGGGCGCAGCTTGAGGAAGGGAAGTTCCCCAGCTCCTATATCTACAACGTCGAGACAGTCGCCGGGCGTGCGTCTATCGGCAGCTATTGCGATGCCAACGGTGTCCTGCGCAATGTGGCGGTGGGCGTTGCACGCAACAGCTTCGAGCCGTCGAATTTGGCGTTGCCCCCCATGTTGATGGTTGAGGAGCAGCGCACCAACATCCTACTGAAGAGCAACGACATGCACCTGACGCCGTGGACGGGCGGCGGGCTCACACGCATTCCTGGCAGGCTGGCGCCAGACGGAACCTACCGAGCCGTAGAGTTTTCGGGAGCCTCCGTGGGCCCCAACACGCAGTCTGTTGCGGCAACGGCTACGGTGATGACTTACTCGATCTATCTCAAGAACATTTCGAGAACCGGAACGCTCGAACTCTTGCTGAGGAACCACACCACTAGCGTCAACGGGGTCTACGGAAATGTGACCCTTCACGGTTCCACTCCTTCCATCGCGGGCGCGGGCTGGGAAATGCGTGATGTAGGCGGCGGCTGGTATCGCTGCTCCTATACGTCGAACATACACATCACCGTCGGCGACACGGTCATCGTCTACGCTGTCGTCGCGGGTGCGCGTGCAGACGCGGGAGCCTGCCTTGCCTGGGGCGCCCAACTGGAAGCTGGTGCCTTTGCGACCAGCTACATCCCGAGCACCGAGACTTTCACCAGTCGCGCATCCATCGGCACCTACTTTGACTCCATGGGCGTGATGAAGACCGCTGCTGCAGGTGTTGCACGGATGACGTACAACCCCGCCGACCTGACCATCGCGCCGTGGCTCATGCAGGAGATGTCCAGTGTAAATCTGTTGACCGAGAGCGAATTTCGCAACGGGCTTGCAGATGCGTCCATCAGACTCGGATGTGCTGCGGCATCCTGGAACGAACTGGGGTTCACAACAGGCATCGCGTTCTCTGCACCGCCGCCCGCCGGCACGTTCGCGTTCTATGCCGCCAAGACGCCTGTTCTTGCGCCGTCGACCACCTACGTGATTTCCTGTTTCGTGAAGATGGACGATGGCGGAGCACTTAGCATGCCCACGTCTGGCGGCGCGGCGGACTTCGCGCTTGTCATCGCGAACGCGCCAATTTCTCCCGCTGCCTGCACCATGACGCATGTCGGTGGCGGCGTATACCGCGTCACTGGCACGCGGACCACCGATGCATCCGTTCCCAGCGCGGCGTCGGGCATCTGGAAGTACGGCACCAACAGCGCTCGGACTTTCAGGTTCACGGGTTTGCAGTTGGAGCAGGCATCATCAGCTTCGAGCTACATCCCGACCACGACGGCGGCGGTGACGCGTCTTGCTGACATCGCTTCATCGACGGCCACCACACGCCAGGCCGACACAGCCACTTCAGTGGCCACGACACGTGCATTCGACAACGTTCGCATCGATACCACGAAGGGCTGGTTCAACGCTGCCGAAGGCACTGTGTTCATGGAGCTGGAAGCGCCCCGGACGAGCGATACCGGGACCAAGACGGTCCTGGAGTTCGGAGGGTGGGCGGGCGCATGGGCGTTTCGTACTC